A window of the Bufo gargarizans isolate SCDJY-AF-19 chromosome 1, ASM1485885v1, whole genome shotgun sequence genome harbors these coding sequences:
- the RHOG gene encoding rho-related GTP-binding protein RhoG, with translation MQTIKCVVVGDGAVGKTCLLICYTTNAFPKEYIPTVFDNYSAQSTVDGRTVCLNLWDTAGQEEYDRLRTLSYPQTNVFIICFSIASPPSYENVKHKWYPEVGHHCPNVPILLVGTKKDLRGNQEFIKKMKEQNQVPITYQQGVSLSKHIHAVKYMECSALNHEGIKEVFSESVRAVLNPSPVKKKSPCFIL, from the coding sequence ATGCAGACCATTAAGTGCGTGGTAGTCGGTGATGGAGCTGTTGGGAAGACCTGCCTCCTCATCTGCTACACAACCAATGCCTTCCCCAAGGAGTACATCCCCACCGTCTTTGACAACTACAGTGCTCAAAGTACAGTGGATGGAAGAACTGTTTGCTTAAATCTATGGGACACGGCGGGACAAGAGGAATACGACCGTCTACGGACACTGTCCTACCCACAGACTAACGTCTTCATCATTTGCTTCTCCATCGCTAGCCCCCCATCTTATGAGAATGTCAAGCATAAGTGGTATCCAGAGGTGGGGCACCACTGCCCCAATGTGCCAATCCTCCTGGTAGGAACTAAGAAGGATCTCAGGGGCAACCAAGAGTTCATCAAAAAGATGAAGGAGCAGAACCAGGTGCCAATCACTTACCAACAAGGGGTCAGCCTGTCCAAGCACATCCATGCCGTGAAGTACATGGAGTGCTCAGCCTTAAACCATGAAGGTATCAAAGAAGTCTTCAGTGAGTCAGTGAGAGCTGTCCTAAACCCAAGCCCAGTCAAAAAGAAGAGCCCGTGCTTCATACTGTGA